A genomic segment from Spinacia oleracea cultivar Varoflay chromosome 3, BTI_SOV_V1, whole genome shotgun sequence encodes:
- the LOC110793834 gene encoding uncharacterized protein produces the protein MYDASPKEADGSVHLQISEMKRLSDAYSQSTTIFEPENNSSNGYRGSSAEPPAVDHSVPAPEKKLTLFALRLAILEKAATGLGTLGFIWATVVLLGGFAITLAKSDFWIITIILLTEGTRIFSRSHELEWQRQSTWSLTGAGINSFRLLKLGSNKIWTALNSVFRGRSQDGRQINASRGERQQKWDKRRLPTRRWATSDVPLLPYFSWLFLSRNISKILQCLQILAAAACVALSLMKLILRNFGEIAKGDTDKRNRKDALMIFYSLALAEASLFLLEKIYWELTVTCSKILEQVNEECEFGPSGMISVRRFFYDAYSRCVDGSVFDGLKMDMVSFSMELLASNSPEEQLMGARILRSFAGNKRFSDDTLQKIGITSSAVERLVEMLNWKDCEEEEIRQSAAEILSKLAGEKQNSLRVAGIPGALESISSLLYVSKTSNSALDEVGEKCIIADHEHYGFWTFNHLGLLLLKKLARDHDNCGKIGNTRGLLPKIIDFTCAKERLLKDDHVAASQIQTIKRSLQVIKMLASTTGSTGKQLRKEISEIVFTFNNIRDILRHGEKYPDLQKLGIEILTSLAMEDDATERIGGTGGILKELLIIFFKDGMPISQVHVRTAAGEALVMLALESKQNCNCILKLGALEKLVKALEIPLVRLNAARILRNLCTYSLDDCFLELRGVSAAVPSVLKGILSEEDKLREVMVGLAARAFKFMTYSESSIMFEQAGIKETEIANVLVQILKKHTYPPPRFPRIRRFTIELAIWMMKNKESNVGVFRNLGLEKELENVLDTTSELESFNIFSGTVGLNRFKTSMQSLVDTAQNLLSND, from the exons ATGTATGATGCTAGTCCTAAGGAAGCAGATGGGAGTGTACATTTGCAGATATCTGAGATGAAGAGACTCAGCGATGCATATTCGCAGAGCACGACAATCTTTGAACCAGAAAACAACAGCAGTAATGGCTATAGAGGTAGCAGTGCTGAGCCCCCTGCAGTAGATCACTCAGTTCCTGCCCCTGAGAAAAAGTTAACCCTTTTCGCTCTCCGTCTCGCTATTCTTGAGAAGGCAGCTACTGGGTTAGGGACTTTAGGCTTTATCTGGGCAACTGTTGTTCTTCTTGGTGGATTTGCTATCACTTTAGCTAAATCAGATTTTTGGATTATAACAATCATACTCTTGACTGAAGGAACAAGGATTTTTAGTAGAAGCCATGAACTCGAGTGGCAACGCCAATCCACATGGTCGCTTACAGGTGCTGGGATTAACAGTTTCCGGCTACTCAAATTAGGCTCCAATAAAATCTGGACAGCGCTTAATTCAGTCTTCAGAGGGCGGAGTCAAGATGGTAGGCAGATAAATGCTAGCAGAGGAGAAAGACAGCAAAAATGGGATAAAAGGCGTCTGCCAACTCGAAGATGGGCTACTTCAGATGTACCCCTTTTACCTTATTTTTCTTGGTTGTTTTTGTCAAGGAACATCAGCAAGATTCTTCAATGTCTTCAGATTTTAGCTGCAGCTGCTTGTGTAGCTCTTTCATTAATGAAGCTTATATTGCGTAACTTTGGAGAGATAGCAAAGGGTGATACAGATAAGAGGAACAGAAAAGATGCTCTGATGATCTTCTATAGCTTGGCTTTGGCTGAAGCTTCcttatttttgcttgaaaagatTTACTGGGAATTGACAGTAACATGCAGTAAAATACTTGAACAGGTAAATGAAGAGTGTGAGTTTGGACCTTCAGGTATGATTTCAGTCAGGAGATTCTTCTATGATGCGTATTCAAGATGTGTGGATGGAAGTGTTTTTGATGGGTTGAAGATGGATATGGTGTCTTTTTCCATGGAACTTCTGGCTTCAAATTCACCAGAAGAGCAGCTTATGGGAGCTCGAATCCTTCGAAGCTTTGCAGGGAATAAGAGATTTTCTGATGACACTCTACAGAAAATAGGAATCACTTCCTCAGCAGTTGAAAGATTAGTAGAGATGTTGAATTGGAAGGACTGTGAAGAAGAGGAGATCAGGCAATCGGCAGCAGAAATCTTGTCAAAACTAGCAGGAGAAAAACAAAATTCCCTTCGAGTTGCAGGAATTCCTGGTGCTTTGGAATCGATTTCATCCCTTCTTTATGTTAGCAAGACCTCAAATTCAGCACTGGATGAAGTTGGTGAGAAATGTATCATTGCTGATCATGAACATTATGGTTTCTGGACATTCAATCATCTAGGACTACTACTTCTCAAGAAGCTTGCTCGAGACCATGATAACTGTGGAAAAATAGGGAATACAAGAGGTCTGTTACCGAAAATCATAGACTTCACATGTGCTAAAGAGAGACTATTGAAGGATGATCATGTCGCGGCATctcaaattcaaacaataaagAGGTCCCTGCAAGTAATAAAGATGCTAGCGAGCACAACAGGAAGCACAGGGAAACAGCTTCGTAAAGAAATTTCAGAGATTGTTTTCACATTCAACAACATCAGAGACATACTAAGGCATGGAGAGAAGTATCCTGATCTTCAAAAGCTCGGGATTGAAATACTTACAAGTTTAGCAATGGAAGATGACGCAACAGAGAGGATCGGAGGCACAGGAGGAATTCTTAAGGAGTTGCTCATTATATTCTTCAAAGATGGGATGCCTATTTCTCAGGTACATGTTAGAACTGCAGCTGGTGAAGCATTAGTCATGCTCGCATTAGAGAGCAAGCAAAACTGTAACTGTATCTTGAAACTAGGCGCGTTAGAGAAGCTTGTGAAAGCACTAGAAATTCCACTTGTTCGTCTAAATGCAGCAAGGATTTTAAGAAATCTATGCACCTATAGTCTGGACGATTGCTTCCTCGAGTTAAGGGGAGTTTCTGCAGCAGTACCCTCA GTACTTAAGGGAATCCTTTCAGAAGAGGACAAGCTACGTGAAGTGATGGTTGGATTAGCAGCAAGAGCTTTCAAGTTCATGACTTACTCCGAATCAAGCATCATGTTTGAACAAGCTGGAATCAAAGAAACAGAAATAGCAAACGTACTAGTACAGATTCTGAAGAAACACACATACCCACCTCCCAGATTTCCTAGGATACGCAGGTTTACCATTGAACTTGCAATTTGGATGATGAAAAACAAGGAATCAAACGTTGGAGTTTTCAGAAATCTAGGACTCGAAAAGGAACTGGAGAATGTTTTAGATACAACCTCAGAGCTAGAAAGCTTCAACATATTTTCAGGAACAGTGGGATTAAACAGGTTCAAGACATCAATGCAGTCATTGGTTGACACTGCACAAAACTTGCTGTCAAATGATTGA
- the LOC110793832 gene encoding guanylate kinase 3, chloroplastic: MLVRRFCVSLSRSEINPICNPSKLFNFRTNPQKIRIFSCQNPAKLALQAANIITHKSYSSNSQMGDARRPLSVPIPDIEKADRSELLRALETSLGSSFSSAPLVPNPNPLIIVISGPSGVGKDAVIKRLREVRENIHFVVTATSRPMRPGEVDGRDYFFVSKDEFLGMVEKGELLEHALVYGDYKGIPKQQIREFMAKGSDIVLRVDIQGAATLRRILGNSAVFIFVVAESEYAMVNRLIGRKTETREMLLVRIATAREEVKHANNFDYVVVNADGQLESAVKLVESVIDAEKARVSPRNVRI; encoded by the coding sequence ATGCTCGTTAGAAGATTCTGTGTCTCTTTATCTCGTTCAGAGATCAACCCAATTTGCAACCCCAGCAAATTGTTCAATTTCCGCACAAACCCTCAAAAAATTCGCATTTTTTCTTGCCAAAATCCGGCGAAATTGGCCCTTCAAGCGGCTAATATCATAACCCACAAATCCTACTCCTCAAATTCCCAAATGGGTGATGCCCGGCGACCCCTTTCGGTGCCGATACCGGACATCGAGAAGGCAGACCGGTCTGAGCTGCTTCGAGCCCTTGAAACGTCGTTGGGGTCGTCGTTCAGTTCGGCGCCATTGGTGCCGAATCCAAACCCTTTGATTATAGTCATTAGCGGGCCGAGCGGGGTAGGGAAAGATGCAGTAATCAAGAGATTGAGGGAGGTGAGAGAGAACATACATTTTGTTGTTACTGCCACTAGTAGGCCTATGAGGCCTGGGGAGGTTGATGGGAGAGATTATTTCTTCGTTTCTAAAGACGAGTTTCTGGGAATGGTGGAGAAGGGTGAGTTATTGGAGCATGCTTTGGTGTATGGGGATTATAAGGGCAtcccaaagcagcagattaggGAGTTTATGGCGAAAGGGAGTGACATTGTGTTGAGGGTTGATATTCAAGGGGCAGCTACATTGAGGAGGATTCTTGGGAATTCGGCAGTTTTTATATTTGTGGTGGCAGAGAGTGAGTATGCAATGGTGAATAGGTTGATTGGGAGGAAGACTGAAACGAGGGAGATGTTGTTGGTGAGGATTGCCACGGCTCGGGAGGAGGTTAAGCATGCTAACAATTTTGATTATGTGGTTGTTAATGCGGATGGGCAGCTTGAGAGTGCAGTGAAGCTTGTAGAGTCTGTGATTGATGCTGAGAAGGCTAGAGTTAGTCCGAGGAATGTGAGGATATAA